The Prochlorococcus marinus str. MIT 9301 genome segment TTCATAAATATGACCTTGTTGTGTTCTTATTTCATATTTATATTTATCTCCTTCTTTCATCATTGGCATGAATAGTTCCCAAATCCCCCCTAATCTTTTTTGCATTGGATTATGTCTTCCATCCCAAGAATTTATGTCTCCAATTATCGAGATTGATTTTGCATTTGGAGCCCAAATGCAGAACATGACACCTTTTTGATTTTTGTCCTCAATTAGATGTGCTCCCATCTTTTCCCAAATATGATGGTGATTACCTTCTGCAAAAAGATGCCTATCAACTTCTCCCATCCACTCTTCTCTATATGACCAGGGATCATGTTGCGTATGTGTGATACCTCCTCGTGAAATATTTATTTCGTAATTAGAATTTGGATTTTCCGGCAAGATTGCTTCAAAAAGCCATTTATGATTTATGCTTTCTGCTTTGTAGGTCTTATCTTTAAAATTTACTTTAACTTCATCAGCTTCAGGCACCCATACCCTTATTACCCATTGTTCTTCGTAAAAATGAGGACCTAATATTTTTAATGGATTATCATTGCAACAATTTTCTAAGTTGATCGCTTCTGATTTAATCCAGTCTGCTTGAATTGTCTCGATCATGACTGGTAGATGTTAAGGATTAATAATATCAAAAGATTAACCAAAAAAATGATTATTTATTAAAAAAAAGGAGTCATTTTCATAAATGTTTTATTAAGGCTAAAACTTAGAGTAATAACTCTATGATTTGCTGAAGGGGCTCCAACATTTCCCTCCCCAAATCCAGGATTAACTCCAATAGCGGGATAAGCTGCGGCAGATATAGATAAGCGAAGTTTGCTATTTTTAATCAAACAAATATTTGTTGGCTGCATTGTTATTTGATAAATGCATTCTTCACTTATTTTGGAGTTTTTAACCCTTAAGAAACCGGTTGAAAATTGATTCACCTTTTCATTAACTTCTTCAACTAGAGATAAAGCAAGGCAGATATCGAAATTAGGCTGATCACTTTTTACTTGGATTTCTAATGTGGGAACTCCTCTTAAATATTGATCTTCTTCAAAAGGATTGGTTTGAAAAACACCTACATCCAGGCGTTTATCAATAATGCTTCTATTAAAGTTTCCTGGATTAGGGCCTAAATGACCACCGTCAGATGGAGCAGGTCTCCATGGGTCATTAACAATTGTGAACCATCCTGATCCTTTTGAATTTATGGTCAGATTTCCATCTTCAACCTCTACGTTTGCTGTGCCATCGCTTTTGAGCCCAAAAATAAATTCAGGGTGAAATTTATTATCTAATTCTTCCCATTTTTTTAATGAAATATTCCATATTTTTTTCTCGTGTTTAAAAATCGTAGAATTTAATTTCTCATCTGATTTTAAATGCTTATCAAAAAATTTTAATAAAGATTCTTGTGATCCCTCCCACCAACTTAGATGTGTCGCATTCCCAATAATAATCTCTGGGTTTCCACCAGCTTCTTTAGATTTTTTATAGAGATCAAAGGCACCTTTTAAATGTGGATCCCAAAGTCCTCCAATAATTAACATAGGTTGTTTGATCCATGTTGAAATTGGTTTGAATTCTTCAAATGGGAGAGCATTATTTAAATTTTTAAGCCATTCCAAAACAAAGCTATTAGGATCATATTTTTTTAACGTATCAATTCCTTCCCTTAAATAACTTTTATTTTCTAAGGCTAATGTTATCTTTTCCCATTCAAGCAATTTATTTTCTCTTTTCATTTTTAGTGCTGCAATTTGAAGTCCCCATGCAATATTGTTATGCCACCAATATGCTCCTCCATCTGAACACCAATGGTCCTTAATATTCATCCCAGTCATTGCTGGAGATAAGCAATCGGGCGGCTTTGAATTTAATTCACCAGTCAGTTGAGTCAATCCTTGATATGAAAAACCATATAAGCCAAGTTTCCCATTACATTCTTTTAGAGACCTTACCCATTCATGTGTTTCTGAAGTATCGCTAGCTTCTTGAGAAAAACCATTAAAAACTCCTTCTGAAGAACCCATACCTCTAACATCTTGAATTATTACCATATACCCTTTGGAAACCCACCATTCTGGGTGAGAATAGGTAATAGTTGAAGCTATTTCCCTTCCATATGGTTGTCTCATCAATAATGCAGGCCATGGCCCTTTACTATTAGGTAACCAAATCCTTGATATAAGTTTTACTCCATCTCTAAGAACTAGAGACTTGTCAAACCATCTTGAACCAGACATTTAGGATTTAGATAATGTCTGGGCAGTGCAGCCCAATTACGTAAATAGAAAAGATCTCCGCGTTAACGGGAGTTAACTTTTTTTTATTTGATACATACTCTATAACTTTATCTGAACTAGCTGAAATGCCTTTTGAATTAAACTCTCTAAACTTATTACATAAATTCTTAGCTTCGTTTGGATTCTTTTTTACAGTTTCCAATAAGTTAGATTGACTTAAAACAGGGTATAAAGAGCTGGAAAACAAAAATAAAAAAAATAACAAAGGTTTCATTATCACTGCCTTTTTTTAAATTCTACATTAAAAAATTTTTTTATCCAAGATTTCCAATAGATTTGTCGATTTGACTAGCTTTTTTAATCCATTCTTTTAAGAGAGTAAAAGTTGTGCTTGTCTCAGTTTTTACTCTAAGAATTCTTTCTAATCTACCAATTTTCCGTTCTAATTCGTAAGGGGTAGATTGTGATAATGATTTAAGAGAGGAAATACCGCAATGTAAAAGTAGATATGCTTGCGGTGGAGAAATTCCAATTTCTTTTTTAAAAATGGCTATAGCTCTAATTTTCTTTAGATTATTCAATGTACAAAGTGAAGATTTTCTTTGAATCTCATTTATATCTAAGTCCGAAAGATTACTTAATTTTTCAAAGTCAGTTAGATTATTTTGAATAAAAAAAGATTTCTCATGTCTAAAATTAGTTGGCAAAAAATCTAAAAAGGTTTTACTTCCCATTTTTCAACAGACTAATTCATTTTGACATTTTTCTGAACTTCTCCAATAACCACTGGTTTACTTACACCATCTGAAATTTTTTCAATTTTTCTTATCTTTATTTTTACATCCGCACCAGATCTGCTTCCTTTCCTTAAGTTTTCAGATAATTGTTCTAAGGTTGGTTCGATAGATTCTTCTGGAAAGTCATCATTTGCTTTAGCAATAATCAAATCGAACCCATTGTCATAAACAATTGGAACATATTTTGCACCTTCTATTGCAACCTTTTCGGAGTAACTTTGTATAAATGCCCAACTACTCAAAGAAAGCAATAATGAAAAGATAGTTGCGCCAATTATTCGAAATTTGAAACCAAAATTAAATATAAAAGCTGCTATTGTACAAATAAAAAGAAATATTCCAAAGAATCCAAATATTTTGGGTGTGTTCTCTAATAGTTCAAAAAAAGACATTTAGTGGCTTTGACCTGATTAATTTCTTATATTTTGTAAGCCTACTCTATTTTTGGGCTCTAACTTGAAAAAAATTAGATCTTTAAATCTAAATACTAAGATACTTTTAGCAGGGATGCTTTTACCCTTAGGTTTTTTAAGCTCTATTTTATTAAATAATTTTTTAAAAGAAACTTATAGTTCTAAGAAATTAGAACTAGAAAAAAGTATTGAGAATCTTTTAGATAAAAATGTTGATTTAGGGGATTATGAAGGGCTTAGATTTCTGGGTATTTCTTTGGGCAATTCAAAAATTAATGATAAAAAAAATATAGATTCTGAAATTAAAGCTAACAATGTATATGTGGGCATTATGCCTTTAAGATCTTTTTTAAAACAAAAATGGATTGTAAAAATAAGTCCTAAGGAAGCCGCTTTAAATATAGATAGAGATTTTTTTAAAAGGGAAAAATCCTATGAAAATGATCGAATTACAAAAAAATCACAATCAAATTATGAATTGAATTTTAACTTAAGCAAATATTCAATTCTAAATCTTAAAAAATCAGGATTAAAAACAAAAGTAAAAGGTAACGTCATTTATAAGTCGAGTAATAGAGAAATTATTGCAAATGTAAAATCAAATTTTGATGAAAAAGGTTTTTTAAAATTTAAATTTAATACAAAATTAAATAAAGACTTTTTATCTCTTGAGTTATTTTCAAGGGGTTTAGATCTTGATAATTCTGAATATATTATTGGTAATAGAAAAATTAGTTTTAAAAAAGGAAATTTTAAATCTAATTTTAAATTGATTAAATTACCAAATGAAACCTTTTGCAAAGGAAGATTTTCTTTTACTAATTTAAAAATAAAACCAGATGATTTCGCAGAGAATATAGATTCAGATTCAACTAGGTTTTTGTGTAAAGATAATAATTTAATTGGTAATTCAGAAAAATTAAATTATGGAACGTTAACTTCGAATTTTAATCTAAATATTCCATTTAATAGAAGTTCAAATATTATTGCTCTAAAAGGAAGTATTGGATACATTAATAGTCTTAATCCAGATATCCAATTATCAGGTAATATCCCCTTTTGGTTTGATAGAAGAGGTATTAATTTTGGTGATATAGATACTAGTTTTAAAATAAATAGAACTCAATTATCTAATTTAAATATTTTCCGAAAAAATGATATTAGAGGGTTCATTACTGCTAAAGGAGAATTAAAAGGAAATATTACTGATCCTGATATTTCGATAAACTTTAATCTTGATTATCCACACTTTAAAGGGATCCGCATTAGAGAAACATGGGAGGGAGATATTAAAAATGATAAAAATTTATTTTTATTAAATATGAAGGCCAAAAAGTCTCCAATACCATCATTTTTAACTATTAAATTTGATTCTGATCTTAAGTTAGATAATTTATCTTTCAGTAGAATTTTTAATTCAAATAAAGGAAGCATTGAAGTATTTAAAGAGAATAATAGTTATGTTTGGAAAGCTAATAATTTTCCTCTTGATGAACTTGAATTATCTATAGACAAAATTCAATTCGATAGAATTGATGGAATTATTAATGGTGAGGGATCAATTTCGTCAATCCAGTCATACTTTGATGGGCGAATTGCTTGGAGTTTAGGCAAATATGGGAATATTAATTTAGCCAATTCATTATTTGATTTCCGCGTCAAAGATAATTCTTTTTATATAAACTCTTCATTGTATCCAATTGATGGAGGAATAATTGAAGTCGAATATGATTCAAATAACAATAATTTAATTAATACACAACTCACCAATATTAGTACTAGTTGGACTATCCTAACTGCTTTTGATATTTTTAATTTTGATAATAAAAAAGATATTCCCATAAGTAAATTTAATATTTTGGATGATTTGGAAATAAATAAAGATAATAAATCATTAAAAGAGAGGATCGATTTTATAAAAAAACTTAAAGAAAGTAATAATGAATTTGAGGATAAATTTAACTTAAAAAAATATATAAGTAAATTCAAAAGTAGATATGATGGAAACTTAACTATCAAGGGCGATAGACCACTTAACTATAAATTAAATGCAAGATTAAATGGTTATCTTGATGTTCCTAAAGATAAGAATAAAAATATCAAAGAGGAATTTGCTATTGATTTGGAGGGAGGATTATTAAGGGGCAAAGGTTCTTTAAAAATTGAAAATCTTCCGTTGAGCTCTGCAAATATCTTTTTAAATCAGCCAAGAGATTTTATGGGAGGTTTGGATATCAATTTATTCTATGATTTGGACAAAAAATCTTTCTCTAGTGAAATTTCTACTAATAATTCATCAATAAAAAATAATGAAATAGTATTTGATAAAGGATTTATTGAATTCACTAATTCTATTTTTGATATTGATTTATCCTTGCTCATAAATGATTCCAAAACACCTCTTAATATCAAAGGTGAAATACCTATTGATAGATCTGATAACTTAGATCTAAGGTTGTTTGGTAATGGAAAACTTTTTGAATTAATAGAAAATTTTACTGATGAATTCTTTACTTTTAAGAAAGGTGACTTGAACATTAGAATGATAATAAAAGGAACTCTAAATAAGCCTATATTGAACGGATTTATTGCGATTAAAGATTCTGAAGTTGATCTCTACAACAATATAATCAAAGATATTAATAGTTCGATAATTTTTGATTTTGATTCGGCACAAATTGAGAATCTTGAAGCAATCTCTGAAGATTCCGGAAAATTTTTAGTAAAAGGTTTTATGCCTTTTTATCAAAATGATCCTAGAAAAGGAAGGATTAATCTTAAGACGAATAAATTTAATATAAAAACAGATAATTTAAATTTTTTATTAGATTCAGATTTGGATTTAACTGGATCATTTGAAAGTCCTATTTTGGGCGGTTCAATATCTTTTAATAATGGATTTTTTAATTTTAACAGTACCAATCAATCTAATAAAAAAGATAATAGTAAATTAAAAGAGGATAAAAAAGAATGGCCGGAACTCTTTTGGAATAATAATGAAAATATTGAAATAATTTCAAATGAAACAATCTTGAATTCAGTTCTTTTAGGAGAAACTTTGCCTAATTATTTGGATAATTTGTTTTTTGATAACCTTGTTTTGAAACTGGGACCAGAATTCAAAGTTCAATATTCAGAGATGGTTCAAGCTTATTTAAATAGTATTGTGGACCTTAAAATAAATGGTGGAGTAGGAAAAGATTTAAATGTTAGTGGTCTTATTAAGTTAGAAAAAGGTATAGCGAATCTATATACTACGCCATTTAAACTTGATAAAAATAAGGAAAACTATATTACATTTGCATCAAGAAGTGGTGTTGTTCCTTATATTATTTTTTCTCTAGTTAGTAAAGTTCCAGATTCTATAATTCCTATAAGTGAAAATAATAAAGATTCAAACATCTCAGGTGATCTTGATGTAAATGCGACTTCTAGTGGTTTTGGATCATTTGGGATTGGCAATTCAAGGCTTATCAAAATTGAAGCATCTTATGAAGGGTTTTTAGATCAATTATCTTTTGCTGATGAAAATAAAAGAATCCAATTAAGAAGCACGCCAAGTTATAACAGATCACAAATAATTGGTTTAATTGGAGGGAATTCTGCAAATTTAATAAATAGGGCATTTATTTCTCAACTTAATAATGCTGATGCATTTAGTGAAAGATTTCAATTATCTCTATATCCAGCGTTAATAGAAAATAATGATTCATTAAATAATATTTTTTCCAATGAGAATTTAGATATAGAGAATGATGGTCAATCATCTTCTAATGAAGAATTTTCTTCTCAAGCTTGGGTGGCGGAAATAGGTCTTGATATTACTGATGCGATAAATTTTGCCTTCCAAACCGTTCCAGGTAGAGATGATATTTCACCTTTAGGAATTTTGACTTTTCAGGCAAATCCAAACTTAGAATTATTAGGTTCTTATGATTCCAATGGGGAATGGAAAAGTCAAGTTCAATTATTTTTTAGATATTAACTCAGAAAAATTTACTTTAAAGAATCGTTAATTTGAATTATTATTAGATTAGCTAAAAAATATCATGGCTAATATCTTTGAAGTGCCTAATCCAGGTAATGATCTTCTAGAAAAAGCTGATAAAGTTCGTTTGGCATCAATAAAAATAAGTCAGACTGAAAATATAGATCGAATTAAAGCCTTAAATTTTATGGCTGATTGTCTAGAAAAAAATTCTAAAGAAATATTAGAGGCCAATAGTGCCGATTATTCAAGTGCAGAAAAAAAAGGTATTTCTAGGGCTTTACTTTCTAGATTAAAGCTTTCAAAAGCAAAATTAAATTCAGGAATTGAAGGAGTAAGAAAAGTTGGAGAATTGGCTGATCCTGTAAATCAAATTCAAATAAAAAGAGAGCTTTCAAATGGATTGATCTTAGAAAGAAAAACTGTGCCAATTGGAGTCTTAGGGGTTATTTTTGAATCAAGGCCAGATGCCGT includes the following:
- a CDS encoding CocE/NonD family hydrolase, which encodes MSGSRWFDKSLVLRDGVKLISRIWLPNSKGPWPALLMRQPYGREIASTITYSHPEWWVSKGYMVIIQDVRGMGSSEGVFNGFSQEASDTSETHEWVRSLKECNGKLGLYGFSYQGLTQLTGELNSKPPDCLSPAMTGMNIKDHWCSDGGAYWWHNNIAWGLQIAALKMKRENKLLEWEKITLALENKSYLREGIDTLKKYDPNSFVLEWLKNLNNALPFEEFKPISTWIKQPMLIIGGLWDPHLKGAFDLYKKSKEAGGNPEIIIGNATHLSWWEGSQESLLKFFDKHLKSDEKLNSTIFKHEKKIWNISLKKWEELDNKFHPEFIFGLKSDGTANVEVEDGNLTINSKGSGWFTIVNDPWRPAPSDGGHLGPNPGNFNRSIIDKRLDVGVFQTNPFEEDQYLRGVPTLEIQVKSDQPNFDICLALSLVEEVNEKVNQFSTGFLRVKNSKISEECIYQITMQPTNICLIKNSKLRLSISAAAYPAIGVNPGFGEGNVGAPSANHRVITLSFSLNKTFMKMTPFF
- a CDS encoding DUF4332 domain-containing protein; amino-acid sequence: MGSKTFLDFLPTNFRHEKSFFIQNNLTDFEKLSNLSDLDINEIQRKSSLCTLNNLKKIRAIAIFKKEIGISPPQAYLLLHCGISSLKSLSQSTPYELERKIGRLERILRVKTETSTTFTLLKEWIKKASQIDKSIGNLG
- a CDS encoding DUF2518 family protein, whose translation is MSFFELLENTPKIFGFFGIFLFICTIAAFIFNFGFKFRIIGATIFSLLLSLSSWAFIQSYSEKVAIEGAKYVPIVYDNGFDLIIAKANDDFPEESIEPTLEQLSENLRKGSRSGADVKIKIRKIEKISDGVSKPVVIGEVQKNVKMN
- a CDS encoding translocation/assembly module TamB domain-containing protein, coding for MLLPLGFLSSILLNNFLKETYSSKKLELEKSIENLLDKNVDLGDYEGLRFLGISLGNSKINDKKNIDSEIKANNVYVGIMPLRSFLKQKWIVKISPKEAALNIDRDFFKREKSYENDRITKKSQSNYELNFNLSKYSILNLKKSGLKTKVKGNVIYKSSNREIIANVKSNFDEKGFLKFKFNTKLNKDFLSLELFSRGLDLDNSEYIIGNRKISFKKGNFKSNFKLIKLPNETFCKGRFSFTNLKIKPDDFAENIDSDSTRFLCKDNNLIGNSEKLNYGTLTSNFNLNIPFNRSSNIIALKGSIGYINSLNPDIQLSGNIPFWFDRRGINFGDIDTSFKINRTQLSNLNIFRKNDIRGFITAKGELKGNITDPDISINFNLDYPHFKGIRIRETWEGDIKNDKNLFLLNMKAKKSPIPSFLTIKFDSDLKLDNLSFSRIFNSNKGSIEVFKENNSYVWKANNFPLDELELSIDKIQFDRIDGIINGEGSISSIQSYFDGRIAWSLGKYGNINLANSLFDFRVKDNSFYINSSLYPIDGGIIEVEYDSNNNNLINTQLTNISTSWTILTAFDIFNFDNKKDIPISKFNILDDLEINKDNKSLKERIDFIKKLKESNNEFEDKFNLKKYISKFKSRYDGNLTIKGDRPLNYKLNARLNGYLDVPKDKNKNIKEEFAIDLEGGLLRGKGSLKIENLPLSSANIFLNQPRDFMGGLDINLFYDLDKKSFSSEISTNNSSIKNNEIVFDKGFIEFTNSIFDIDLSLLINDSKTPLNIKGEIPIDRSDNLDLRLFGNGKLFELIENFTDEFFTFKKGDLNIRMIIKGTLNKPILNGFIAIKDSEVDLYNNIIKDINSSIIFDFDSAQIENLEAISEDSGKFLVKGFMPFYQNDPRKGRINLKTNKFNIKTDNLNFLLDSDLDLTGSFESPILGGSISFNNGFFNFNSTNQSNKKDNSKLKEDKKEWPELFWNNNENIEIISNETILNSVLLGETLPNYLDNLFFDNLVLKLGPEFKVQYSEMVQAYLNSIVDLKINGGVGKDLNVSGLIKLEKGIANLYTTPFKLDKNKENYITFASRSGVVPYIIFSLVSKVPDSIIPISENNKDSNISGDLDVNATSSGFGSFGIGNSRLIKIEASYEGFLDQLSFADENKRIQLRSTPSYNRSQIIGLIGGNSANLINRAFISQLNNADAFSERFQLSLYPALIENNDSLNNIFSNENLDIENDGQSSSNEEFSSQAWVAEIGLDITDAINFAFQTVPGRDDISPLGILTFQANPNLELLGSYDSNGEWKSQVQLFFRY